From the genome of Triticum aestivum cultivar Chinese Spring chromosome 3B, IWGSC CS RefSeq v2.1, whole genome shotgun sequence, one region includes:
- the LOC123070811 gene encoding uncharacterized protein At4g28440, protein MATAAAAKRKPVFVKVDQLKPVTSGHTLVAKVLSSKTVLQKARAAGGPGPAAKPTRIAECLIGDETGCVLFTARNDQVDVLKPGNTVIIRNAKIDMFKGSMRLAVDKWGRVEVTEPASFGVKEDNNLSLVEYELVNVEE, encoded by the exons atggccacggcggcggcggcgaagcggaaGCCGGTGTTCGTCAAGGTGGATCAGCTCAAGCCCGTCACCAGCGGCCACACGCTCGTCGCCAAGGTGCTCAGCTCCAAGACCGTCCTCCAGAAGGCCCGCGCCGCTGGCGGCCCCGGCCCAGCCGCCAAGCCCACCAGGATCGCCGAGTGCCTCATCGGCGACGAGACCGGCTGCGTCCTCTTCACCGCCCGCAACGACCAGG TTGATGTTTTGAAGCCTGGCAACACTGTCATTATCCGCAATGCAAAGATTGATATGTTCAAAGGTTCAATGAGGCTTGCTGTTGACAAATGGGGCCGTGTTGAAGTAACTGAACCAGCAAGCTTCGGTGTAAAGGAGGACAACAATCTTTCACTTGTGGAGTATGAACTTGTCAATGTTGAAGAGTGA